The proteins below are encoded in one region of Homo sapiens chromosome 2, GRCh38.p14 Primary Assembly:
- the CYTIP gene encoding cytohesin-interacting protein isoform X1 has protein sequence MFTLICKIQEDSPAHCAGLQAGDVLANINGVSTEGFTYKQVVDLIRSSGNLLTIETLNGTMILKRTELEAKLQVLKQTLKQKWVEYRSLQLQEHRLLHGDAANCPSLENMDLDELSLFGPLPGPGPALVDRNRLSSESSCKSWLSSMTMDSEDGYQTCVSEDSSRGAFSRQTSTDDECFIPKEGDDFLRRSSSRRNRSISNTSSGSMSPLWEGNLSSMFGTLPRKSRKGSVRKQLLKFIPGLHRAVEEEESRF, from the exons ATGTTCACTTTGATATGCAAAATACAGGAGGACAGCCCAGCTCACTGTGCTGGCCTGCAAGCTG GTGATGTCCTTGCAAATATCAATGGTGTGAGCACAGAAGGTTTTACCTACAAACAAGTCGTTGACCTGATCAGATCGTCCGGAAACCTGCTAAC gATAGAGACTCTTAATGGAACAATGATTCTGAAAAGAACGGAGCTTGAAGCAAAGCTGCAGGTTTTAAAG caaactttgaaacaaaaatggGTGGAGTACAGATCTCTGCAGTTACAGGAACATCGTCTGCTTCATG GTGATGCAGCTAATTGCCCCAGTTTGGAAAACATGGACTTGGATGAATTGTCTTTGTTTGGACCCctgcctgggccaggcccagcccTTGTGGACCGGAATCGATTATCCAGTGAGAGCAGCTGTAAGAGCTGGCTGAGCTCCATGACGATGGACAGTGAAGATGGCTACCAGACGTGTGTGTCTGAGGACTCCAGCAGGGGTGCCTTCAGTCGGCAGACGAGTACAGATGATGAGTGCTTTATCCCCAAGGAGGGGGATGATTTTCTGAGGAGGTCATCTTCAAGGAGGAACCGGAGCATCAGTAACACCAGCAGCGGATCCATGTCTCCCTTGTGGGAGGGCAACTTATCAAGCATGTTTGGGACCCTGCCCCGGAAGAGCAGAAAGGGAAGTGTCCGAAAGCAACTCTTGAAATTTATCCCTGGCCTTCATCGTGctgtggaagaggaagaaagtcGCTTTTGA